Genomic window (Paenibacillus sp. 37):
GTCAGGATTTCCTTGCGCCAGGATGTCCATATCTCCGTCTTCAATGACAGGCGTATATCCTTTCTCTTCGAGATAACTCCAGGCAATATGATTATAACGTCCATATACCGCCATATCGAGATAGAGCCAGTTACGAATGGCAGCATAGTTATCAGCCGCGAGTGTGTCTTCTGGTTTGGAGCTCGCCGGGTAAATTACACCGATATTAGGGGCTGGACCAATTTTGGCTTCAGGCAGCATTTCATGACATAGCACCATGGCTTTAGCTTGAGCAACCAGCATGTGGTGATTTTGCTGATACAGTGTTTTTTGCGGATCAACAAGTGTTGTATCCAGTGTACCCAGAGAGCCGGGATGCAGGATCAACATATTTTGTTCGTTGATGGTCAGCCAATATTTAACCCGATCTCCGTAGTTCTCATAGAGGGTCTTGGCATATTGTTCAAAAGCATCAATCGTTGCACGGTTGGACCAGCCACCTTTTTCTTCAAGCGCGTAAGGAAGATCGAAGTGATACATCGTCACTATGGGTTCAATACCGTATTTAATTAACTCATTAATGAGAGAATCGTAAAAGGCGAGTCCCTTCGGATTCACTTCACCCGCTCCTTGCGGATAGATGCGTGTCCATGCGATCGAGAAACGGTATGCTTTGAAGCCCATTTCGGCCAGCAACGCCACATCTTCTTTGTACATATGATAGTGATCACTGGTTACCTTGAAGTCGGTTACACCTTCCACATGGTTGCCCATGTCGATGACAGAAGGACCTTTGCCATCTTCATTCCAGGCTCCCTCAATCTGATAGGCAGAGGTTGAACCTCCCCAGAAGAAATCTTTAGGAAATGGTTTAAGTTGAGTATGTTTCATGGTTAGTTCCTCCTAAGTTGAATTCATATAATATAAGTTGGATCAGACAACGAGAGTCAGCAGGACATCATTTTTCTGTACCTGCTCTTGAGTTGTTTCGAATACATCCACTTCCTGCTGCGTAAGAGTAACAATGACAGGGGTTACGGTTTCGTATCCGGCTTCTTTGATCTTATCGATGTCAAACTGGATCAACAGATCGCCCTGTCTGACGATATCCCCTTCCTGAACGACAGGAGAGAAGTGTTTTCCCTTTAGCGCTACTGTATTGATGCCGATATGAATCAGGATTTCCGTTCCTGCGTTGGTGGTTAATCCAATGGCATGTCCAGTCGGGAAGAGGGAAGTGACAACACCGTCTACCGGAGCAACAACTTCACCAATCTCAGGGACAATCGCCAAACCTTTGCCCATAGCACCAGTCGAAAAGGCGGGGTCATTAATAGTGCTCAGTGCTACGGCTTTACCTGTAAGTGGGCTATAAATTTGTTCTTTCTTGATCTCCGTTGTTTTGGTCTCAGGTATGACAGGAAGCTCTACCGGCGTACTTTCAGCCGATGGGCTGGAACCAGATTCATTTTTCTCGGAAGCTATGTCTTTCGTTTTGCTTTCATAACCAAACATCACCGTTAATACCGCTGCTACAGCAAAGGAGCAGGCAATAGCAATCACGTAGACAACCGTTGGTGTATAGACAGGAATGGCAAATATATTATGGAACACATAAGCAGTCATTTTAACACCAAAGTGACCATTAATGGCACCGCCGATCGCACCTGCGATGACTACGATAGGAATTACACGTTTATAACGCAAGATCAGACCGTATACAATTGGTTCAGTTACTCCTGCAAGTAAACCGGTAAGGCTGGTCGAGCCAGCAAGGGTTCGCAGGGTTTTATTCTTTTTGGCTTTCAGGAAAATACCGAAGGCTACACCGATTTGTGCAAATACAGCTGCAGCAGCCATGGCTTCAATCGGATCACCGCCAACCCCGATATTCTGTATCGTGATTGGAGTGAAGCCCCAGTGGAGTCCAAAGACAACCATGAAGGTCATGAATCCACCGAGTACAATCCCTGATAATATACCGCTGACACCAATGAGCCAAGTTACGCCGGAGGAGATCCAGTCACCTACCGTGGTGCCGAATGGTCCAAAGGCCATTGCGGACAGAGGAACCATAATCATCAAAGCAATCATCGGTACAAGGAACAATTGCAGGTCTTTCAAAATGATTTTTTTGAGTAACTTATCAAGAACAGCATAGATACTGATCGATATGAAGATTGGGAATACGCTGGCTGAATAATTCATCATGACAACCGGTATACCCAGGAACGATACATCTGAGCCCTTATCCATCAGCCCGGTGAAGCTCGGTTCCATCAGAGCGGCACCAATTACGCCAGCTACATAAGGATTGGCTTTCAGCTTCATACCCAGTGTGATGCCAAGGAAGATGGGCAAGAAATAAAATACAGCGTTGCCGGCAGCGGATAAAATCAAGTATGTGTCACTTGTATCCGACATCCATCCGAGCATGGTCAGGACAGTCAGCAAAGCTTTTAGCATACCTGATCCTGCCATAGCCGGGATTAACGGCGAGAAACTTCCGGATATAATTTCAAAAACTTTGGATAACAGCGAGGTTTTTTCCCCTGTGGACTCAGCCGATGAGGAGGAATCTCCTCCAAAATCCCGGTTTTTCATAATCTCCGCATATACATGAGCCACGTTACTACCGATGACAACCTGGAACTGGCCGCCGCTTTCGACAACGGTAATAATACCATCGTGTTTTTCAAGCGTTTCGCGTTCGGCCTTTTTCGAATCTTTCAGGTCAAATCTCAGCCGGGTCGCACAGTGGACAAGACCATTGATATTGGCTTCTCCGCCGACGAGACGAACGATGTCATCCCCCATTTTTTTATGATCCATGTTCATTCTCCTTTGTTGTTAAGATTGCCTGAAAACAAAAAAATACCTAAACGAATGGCTATGATGATCATCGGAAAGATGACCTGTTGCCAATCATTTAGGTATCGCCTGCTTGAGCAGTAACAATCCTTGTCGTTAAGTTGTGAGACCTACTATATCTGACGCCGTAATCGTTTGCAAGCTTTTTTTATTCCGCGCCCAGCAACTCGTTACGAGAAGTGACACGTTGAAT
Coding sequences:
- a CDS encoding glycoside hydrolase family 1 protein; its protein translation is MKHTQLKPFPKDFFWGGSTSAYQIEGAWNEDGKGPSVIDMGNHVEGVTDFKVTSDHYHMYKEDVALLAEMGFKAYRFSIAWTRIYPQGAGEVNPKGLAFYDSLINELIKYGIEPIVTMYHFDLPYALEEKGGWSNRATIDAFEQYAKTLYENYGDRVKYWLTINEQNMLILHPGSLGTLDTTLVDPQKTLYQQNHHMLVAQAKAMVLCHEMLPEAKIGPAPNIGVIYPASSKPEDTLAADNYAAIRNWLYLDMAVYGRYNHIAWSYLEEKGYTPVIEDGDMDILAQGNPDFIAFNYYTSQTVGESLNDGNDFSHTGDQHEIVGEPGAYRGSVNPNLQKTEFGWEIDPVGFRSTLRQIYSRYHLPLIVTENGLGAFDKLEEGDVVNDPYRIEFFNKHIEQIQLAITDGVDVFGFCPWSAIDLVSTHQGSSKRYGFIYVDREEFDIKELRRIRKQSFHWYQKLIETNGEIR
- a CDS encoding beta-glucoside-specific PTS transporter subunit IIABC — translated: MDHKKMGDDIVRLVGGEANINGLVHCATRLRFDLKDSKKAERETLEKHDGIITVVESGGQFQVVIGSNVAHVYAEIMKNRDFGGDSSSSAESTGEKTSLLSKVFEIISGSFSPLIPAMAGSGMLKALLTVLTMLGWMSDTSDTYLILSAAGNAVFYFLPIFLGITLGMKLKANPYVAGVIGAALMEPSFTGLMDKGSDVSFLGIPVVMMNYSASVFPIFISISIYAVLDKLLKKIILKDLQLFLVPMIALMIMVPLSAMAFGPFGTTVGDWISSGVTWLIGVSGILSGIVLGGFMTFMVVFGLHWGFTPITIQNIGVGGDPIEAMAAAAVFAQIGVAFGIFLKAKKNKTLRTLAGSTSLTGLLAGVTEPIVYGLILRYKRVIPIVVIAGAIGGAINGHFGVKMTAYVFHNIFAIPVYTPTVVYVIAIACSFAVAAVLTVMFGYESKTKDIASEKNESGSSPSAESTPVELPVIPETKTTEIKKEQIYSPLTGKAVALSTINDPAFSTGAMGKGLAIVPEIGEVVAPVDGVVTSLFPTGHAIGLTTNAGTEILIHIGINTVALKGKHFSPVVQEGDIVRQGDLLIQFDIDKIKEAGYETVTPVIVTLTQQEVDVFETTQEQVQKNDVLLTLVV